The Gemmatimonadota bacterium genomic sequence CGGCCGCGCGACTGGGCGAGGCCGGATTGAACGCCGAGCCTGTGCCCCGGGCGCCCGATGCGCTGCTACTGCTGCCTCCGGCGACGGCCGCCCAGGCGCTCGCCGTCGTGCCTGCCGTGGTACAGGATCCGGCTGCCGCACTGGTCGTGCGCTATGCCGCGCTGCCGCCGCGCGCCCGGATCGCCGACCTGTGTGCGGCGCCCGGCGGGAAGGCGCTAGGGCTGGCGGCGCCGGCGGCTGCGCCGCCGCATGCCCCAGCGCCCTACGTCGTGGCCGCGGATGTCTCGCCCGAGCGGCTGGGCAGGCTGCGCCAGAACCTGGCACGGCTGCCGGGCCTCCACATGAGCCTGGTGGCCGCGGACGCCCGCCGCCCGCCGTTCCGCCCGCTCGAAGCTGTGCTGCTCGATGTGCCCTGCACCGGGACGGGCACGTTGCGGCGCCATCCGGACGGGAAGTGGCGGGTGCAGCCGGCGGACCTGGCAGCGCTCGCCGCGCTGCAGCTCGAGATCCTGGAAGCCGCGGCGGCCGCGGTCGCGCCGGGCGGAGTGCTGGTGTACTCGACGTGTTCCCTGGAAGTGGAAGAGAACGAGCAACAGGTGGACGCCTTCCTGGTCAGGCACCCGGAATTTCGGCTGGCGCCGCCGCTCCCTGGCACCGTGCCCGGAGAGCTGCTGGATCCAGCGGGCCGGCTGCTGGTTTGGCCGCCCCTTCTGAATGGCGACGGCGCGTTCGCCGCCCGCCTCGAGCGCCGCGGCTGAGCGCTATGCTGGGCGATTCGCTGCGCCGCAGGCAGCGGGCGCTGGTCCGCAAGTCGCGACGGCTGCGCATCCGCTGGGGGCGTTGGGGCGCCACCGGCATCGGCTTGCTGGCCTTCAGCTTCGTGATCGGCTACGCTCTTGCCGTGTTCGTGCTCTTCCCGCCGGCGCCCGACCCCCGCGGCGGCGCGGTCCCGGTCCCCGAACTGACGGGAAAGAACCTGGTCGAGGCGCATCGGGAACTGCGCTCGAGGCGCCTCGAGTTGGGCAGCCCGCTCGAGCTGCCCAACGCCCTCGAGCCGGAAGGCGTCGTCATCGCTCAGGCGCCCTTGCCCGGCCAGCGGCTCTACGTGGGCGCAGTGGTGCGCGTGGCTGTGAGCAGCGGCCGGCCCCGGGCACGCGTGCCGGACCTGGCCGGCTTCGAGGCTGGATTCGTCGAGGGACTGTTGACTCGCCTGGGATTCCAGGTCTCGCGCCGCAGCGAGCCGAACCGCGGGCCTGCCGGCCTGGTGACCCGGATCGAGCCGCCGCCAGGCACCGAGCTCGAGCTGCCCGCCCCCGTCGTGCTGTATGTCGGCACGGGGTTCGGGACGGCGGCGCCCGCGGACAGTGCTGCGCCGCCCCCGGCCGACACCGCTGCCCGGGCGCCGCCAGTGCGACCCTAGCGGCCAGGCCGGCTGGCGGAACAATCGACGGCCGCGCTGCTACTAGTGGCTTGGGATGCAGCCGCAGTCGAATGCCACCGGAATTTCGGTGACGAGCCACTAAATTTCACCACGGAGCGCGCCGACTAAAACATGGGGCGCGCAGGGGCCGCGCTCTACCGGCCGGCGGCAGAAGCGCCTGCAGACCACGTTGTCATCGACCGGAGCGGCCCGGAGGGCCGGGGAACCGCGCAGGAGGCAAAACCAGAGGTGAGCGAACGCGTGCGGAGCTGGCTTCTTGCCGGCGTTACGACGGCTGTGCTGGTGGTGCTGATCGCGGTCGGGTGGAAGCAGCGCGACCGCTTCGCGCCCCTCGAGCTGGGCAGCCGTGCGCCCCAGTTCACGGCCGCCTCGCTGGCCGGTGGCGCCGCTTCGCTTGAGGACTTCGAGGGCCGCGTCGTCGTGCTCAACTTCTGGGCTACCTGGTGTGCGCCCTGCCGCCGCGAGATGCCTGCGCTGGAACGGCTGTACCAGGAGCTGCAGCCGCAGGGGCTCGAGGTCGTGGCCATCAGCGTGGACGCCGTGCCCGGCCAGCTCGATGGCCTGGCCCGCCCGGGCGGCGACGTACGAGCGTTCGTCGCGGAGCTGGGGCTCAGCTTCCCCGTGCTCCTCGACCCCCAGGGCGAAGTCGAGCGCCGCTACGGCGTGACGGGGCTGCCCACCACCTTCGTCATTGACCGTACGGGCCGTGTCCATCGGAAGGTGCTCGGCCCGGCCGAGTGGGACCAGGCACCCTGGTCCGACCTGATCCGGAATCTGCTGCAGAGCTGAGCCGTGCGGCTGATCCCGGCACTGACCCGCAACTGGGCGCTCAAGCTCACCGCCCTCGGCCTCGCCCTCCTCCTCTGGAGCGTGACCAAGGCGGATGCGCCCACGCGCTTCGCCTTCGCGGATGTCGAGCTGGCCGTCTCGCTGCGCGATCCCGGCTGGATGCTGGCTGCGCCGCCCTTCCCCGAGAGCGTCACCGTGGTCCTCTCCGGCCCGGCCCGCGAGCTGCTCGGCATTGCCGTCGAGAAGCCGCGCGTCATTGTTCCCATCGAAGAGGTCCGCGATTCCGCCGAGATCCGCCAGATCCGCTACGGCTGGGTCGACCTGCCCGGCCGCTACGAGAAGACGCGGGTGGAAGATGTGCGGCCTGGTTCCGTGCGCCTGCTGTTCGAGCGCCTTTCGACGCGGCTGGTCCCCGTCAGCCTGCCCGTCCGCGGGCAGCCGCCAACCGGCCTGGTGCTCGCCGCCCCCGTGCGCCTCGAGCCGCCCGCCGTCCGCGTGACGGGCCCCGCCCGCCTGGTGGATGCGCTGGATTCAATGCGCCTGCCGCCCCAGGACCTGGGCGCCATCACCGCCCCCGGCCGCATCACCGTGCGCATTGACACCACTGGCCTGGGCGACCTGATTGTCGCGCCGCGCGCGGTCAGCCTGATCGTCCCCCTGGCCCGCCAATGACGCAGCCGCTGATCCTGGGCATCGAAACCTCCTGCGACGAGACCTCTGCCGCCGTGCTGCGCGGCGAGCAGGAGCTGCTGGGGCATGTCATCCTCTCG encodes the following:
- a CDS encoding PASTA domain-containing protein, which gives rise to MLGDSLRRRQRALVRKSRRLRIRWGRWGATGIGLLAFSFVIGYALAVFVLFPPAPDPRGGAVPVPELTGKNLVEAHRELRSRRLELGSPLELPNALEPEGVVIAQAPLPGQRLYVGAVVRVAVSSGRPRARVPDLAGFEAGFVEGLLTRLGFQVSRRSEPNRGPAGLVTRIEPPPGTELELPAPVVLYVGTGFGTAAPADSAAPPPADTAARAPPVRP
- a CDS encoding YbbR-like domain-containing protein, translating into MRLIPALTRNWALKLTALGLALLLWSVTKADAPTRFAFADVELAVSLRDPGWMLAAPPFPESVTVVLSGPARELLGIAVEKPRVIVPIEEVRDSAEIRQIRYGWVDLPGRYEKTRVEDVRPGSVRLLFERLSTRLVPVSLPVRGQPPTGLVLAAPVRLEPPAVRVTGPARLVDALDSMRLPPQDLGAITAPGRITVRIDTTGLGDLIVAPRAVSLIVPLARQ
- the rsmB gene encoding 16S rRNA (cytosine(967)-C(5))-methyltransferase RsmB gives rise to the protein MTATPARRAALQALREVRRGELADRALLRLLEDVPPRERAFTHELVYGTLRWRGRLDHLLAQLVRRRLEALEPDLLDILRLGAYQLLELGGVPAYAAVSEAVELARAAGGRGAAGLANAVLQNLRRKGARLGFPDAARDPVGWLAAWGSHPRWLVERWIGRFGAEAARELIEANNRRPEVYLRPIGLAPQEAAARLGEAGLNAEPVPRAPDALLLLPPATAAQALAVVPAVVQDPAAALVVRYAALPPRARIADLCAAPGGKALGLAAPAAAPPHAPAPYVVAADVSPERLGRLRQNLARLPGLHMSLVAADARRPPFRPLEAVLLDVPCTGTGTLRRHPDGKWRVQPADLAALAALQLEILEAAAAAVAPGGVLVYSTCSLEVEENEQQVDAFLVRHPEFRLAPPLPGTVPGELLDPAGRLLVWPPLLNGDGAFAARLERRG
- a CDS encoding TlpA family protein disulfide reductase produces the protein MSERVRSWLLAGVTTAVLVVLIAVGWKQRDRFAPLELGSRAPQFTAASLAGGAASLEDFEGRVVVLNFWATWCAPCRREMPALERLYQELQPQGLEVVAISVDAVPGQLDGLARPGGDVRAFVAELGLSFPVLLDPQGEVERRYGVTGLPTTFVIDRTGRVHRKVLGPAEWDQAPWSDLIRNLLQS